In the genome of Nitrospira japonica, one region contains:
- a CDS encoding MBL fold metallo-hydrolase: protein MADFIRKTFSVPPLGCNCSILGDPVSRQAIVVDPGGAHERILSEVRQLGLSVAVVLHTHAHFDHFLASGEIKKATGAALCLHPADRELWTMLDVQCRMFGVPYVPVPPPDHWLQDEEKIAFGSETAVALHTPGHTPGSMSFHLPGQKLVLAGDTLFRGSIGRTDLWGGDFDTIERSIRERLYTLEDGTVVVTGHGAETEIGWEKQSNQFIRE, encoded by the coding sequence ATGGCCGATTTCATCCGCAAAACGTTTTCCGTGCCGCCTCTCGGATGCAATTGCTCGATCCTGGGAGATCCCGTCTCACGGCAGGCTATCGTCGTCGATCCGGGTGGCGCCCATGAACGCATCCTGAGCGAGGTCCGCCAGCTGGGTCTGTCGGTCGCCGTGGTTCTCCACACGCACGCGCACTTCGATCATTTCCTCGCCTCCGGCGAGATCAAGAAGGCGACAGGCGCCGCGCTCTGCCTGCACCCGGCGGATCGTGAGTTATGGACCATGCTCGACGTGCAATGCCGGATGTTCGGCGTTCCCTATGTACCCGTTCCGCCGCCGGACCATTGGCTGCAGGACGAGGAGAAGATCGCATTCGGTTCCGAGACGGCAGTGGCCCTCCATACGCCCGGTCATACGCCGGGATCCATGAGTTTTCATCTCCCGGGTCAGAAACTCGTCCTGGCCGGCGACACATTGTTCCGCGGCAGCATCGGGCGAACGGATCTGTGGGGTGGGGACTTCGACACCATCGAACGGTCGATTCGGGAGCGGCTGTACACGCTGGAGGACGGGACGGTCGTGGTGACCGGACACGGAGCGGAAACCGAAATCGGCTGGGAAAAACAGTCCAACCAGTTTATCCGCGAGTGA
- a CDS encoding bifunctional nuclease family protein, with protein sequence MIRSILFTLLLAGAGWSIALAEEASSKSSEPVKIADVKVRLSDHGPVVLLQAEGKAIPIFVDLTVALSIQGALNHEKLSRPLTHDLMHTILESYGGTVTQTIITLKDGTYYGALTVAVRGDTKVFDSRSSDSIALAIHFNAPIIVSRELLDSAGRTVEAPKREDL encoded by the coding sequence ATGATCAGAAGTATTCTGTTCACCCTCTTATTGGCAGGCGCCGGCTGGTCTATCGCTCTTGCGGAAGAGGCCTCGTCGAAATCCTCCGAGCCGGTCAAGATTGCCGACGTGAAGGTGCGCCTGTCCGATCACGGACCGGTCGTCCTGTTGCAGGCGGAAGGAAAGGCGATTCCGATCTTCGTCGATCTGACCGTAGCCTTGTCGATTCAGGGCGCGCTTAATCATGAAAAACTTTCCCGTCCCCTGACGCATGACCTGATGCATACGATCCTCGAGTCCTACGGTGGAACGGTCACCCAGACGATCATCACCCTGAAGGACGGCACGTACTACGGGGCGCTGACGGTGGCCGTCAGAGGGGATACGAAGGTGTTCGACAGCCGCTCGTCGGATTCGATCGCGCTCGCCATTCACTTCAACGCGCCGATCATCGTCAGCCGGGAGTTGCTCGATTCGGCCGGTCGAACGGTGGAAGCCCCGAAGCGCGAAGACTTGTGA
- the trpS gene encoding tryptophan--tRNA ligase — MTGRKRVLSGMQPSGLLHLGNYLGALENWKALQDQHECYFFVADWHALSSNYADTSRIREFVRELLIDWLAVGIDPVRSTVFVQSRIPEHAVLHLLFSMIIPVSWLERNPTYKEKQEEIKEKDLSTYGFLGYPVLQAADILLYKPDFVPVGKDQLPHLELTRELARRFNSLYRPVFPEPMELLTKFPKVLGTDGRKMSKSYGNTINLSDTEPVVRQKLKTMMTDPARVRRHDPGNPDVCPVFDFHKIFSPLPVIEQINRECRTAAIGCIDCKKLVADRLVERMTPIWEARTALTKDPSRLEEIVEEGSRKAGEVAKATLHDVTEAMRI, encoded by the coding sequence ATGACCGGCAGGAAACGGGTGCTCAGCGGCATGCAGCCGAGCGGATTGTTGCACTTGGGGAATTACCTCGGCGCGCTGGAAAACTGGAAAGCGCTGCAAGATCAGCATGAGTGTTACTTCTTCGTCGCCGACTGGCACGCCCTCTCGTCCAACTATGCGGACACCAGCCGGATCCGGGAATTCGTGCGCGAACTATTGATCGATTGGCTGGCGGTCGGCATCGATCCGGTCCGCTCCACGGTCTTCGTCCAGTCCCGAATCCCCGAGCACGCCGTGCTGCATCTCCTCTTCTCGATGATCATTCCGGTGTCCTGGCTCGAACGAAATCCGACCTACAAGGAGAAACAGGAAGAAATCAAAGAGAAGGATCTCAGCACCTACGGCTTTCTCGGCTACCCGGTCCTTCAGGCCGCCGACATCCTCCTGTACAAGCCGGACTTCGTGCCGGTCGGCAAGGACCAGCTCCCGCACCTGGAACTGACCCGGGAATTGGCCAGGCGATTCAATAGTCTCTACCGTCCCGTGTTCCCGGAACCGATGGAACTCCTGACCAAGTTTCCCAAAGTCCTGGGCACCGACGGCAGAAAGATGAGCAAGAGCTACGGCAACACCATCAATCTCTCCGACACCGAACCGGTCGTGCGCCAGAAATTAAAGACGATGATGACCGATCCGGCCCGCGTCCGGCGCCATGATCCGGGCAATCCCGATGTGTGCCCGGTCTTTGACTTCCACAAAATTTTCTCACCCCTTCCGGTCATCGAGCAGATCAACCGGGAGTGCCGCACGGCGGCGATCGGCTGCATCGATTGCAAGAAACTCGTCGCCGACCGGCTGGTCGAACGGATGACGCCGATCTGGGAGGCCCGTACCGCCCTCACAAAAGACCCATCCCGCCTCGAGGAGATCGTCGAAGAAGGGAGCCGCAAGGCCGGAGAGGTCGCCAAGGCCACCCTGCACGACGTCACCGAGGCCATGCGGATCTAG